The Methylomonas koyamae genome has a segment encoding these proteins:
- a CDS encoding LPS-assembly protein LptD translates to MAQPPAAVAPAPLQQSQKPELSKEPVKEAVKVVEKSAAEPQKLRVKVGENPKPEVEKVEPKTQVAAGGGRTQGWTCKAGDAKSGWDCNLVGADPRGEAHIVDENGVADVAGSLWFAPAFSHRQERDFQTLRAEFDRDPWQSCEVWGKRKPKIKATSKEARDAATTEINADFSEVFDGEVLNFAGNVDMNRADQHLVADKASYDTVAETLDAQGGVLYSEDQLAMSSETLSLNMGKDEARLRKAQFIVPQAPFRGSADVVYRDSKSLSRYNEAAFTSCAPGNQDWVVHAARLKINRESGQGSAKNAWLEFKGVPVLYTPYISFPTDNRRLSGFLAPTWGSTQRNGFDASLPFYWNIAPNFDDIVTPRYMSKRGEQIRNKFRYLTDMSRGTFAAEYMPHDQLANKARYSASLKDQTLWLPGLSSLLDLNYVSDKTYFNDLNNALGFQNTSYLPSTGMLTYARTGMYLSAAGYHYQSVDKTITDNLLPYDVLPRIGMNFSHAFDDFPLTLALDNQYSYFSHKTLVNGQRFNVAPSVSFPLESSEGFFIPKISALYSQYQLSNQTVAGLPSSISRTLPVFSVDSGIVFEKDMQISGTPYVNTLEPRLFYLYIPRKDQSNIPIFDTALFDTNFYSLFRENRFSGYDRIQDANQITLAASSRFIDSTTGLEPLKLTLGQILYFEDRTVDLFDRNNPTLRPFAQPQTSSTSNFIGELSGQVSRHLRYTTGAQWDPELNSLSRGQFALKYRMQPNQILNIGYRYRRANPQDVVQTVNQNNTTQVFSQTISQTDVSFRWPLFGEWFGLGRWQYSLNFDKTTESFIGIEKENCCWRFRVLGRRFINGANTIAFVDPSTKPETAFFVQLELKGLSSFGDHVDTFLQTNLDGYRKDNFFE, encoded by the coding sequence GTGGCCCAGCCGCCTGCCGCGGTGGCGCCGGCTCCGCTGCAACAGTCGCAGAAACCTGAGCTGAGCAAAGAGCCGGTTAAAGAAGCGGTGAAAGTGGTGGAGAAATCCGCTGCCGAGCCGCAGAAACTGCGGGTCAAAGTCGGAGAGAACCCAAAGCCGGAAGTAGAGAAAGTAGAGCCCAAAACTCAGGTCGCGGCCGGTGGCGGCAGAACCCAAGGTTGGACCTGTAAAGCCGGGGATGCCAAAAGCGGTTGGGACTGTAATTTGGTCGGTGCCGATCCCAGAGGCGAAGCGCATATCGTCGACGAAAACGGCGTTGCCGATGTGGCCGGCTCGCTGTGGTTCGCTCCGGCATTCAGCCATCGTCAGGAACGCGATTTCCAGACCTTGCGGGCCGAATTCGATCGCGACCCGTGGCAAAGTTGCGAGGTGTGGGGTAAAAGGAAGCCGAAAATCAAGGCGACCTCCAAAGAGGCCAGAGACGCGGCAACCACCGAGATCAATGCCGACTTTTCCGAAGTCTTCGACGGCGAAGTGCTGAATTTTGCCGGCAATGTCGACATGAACCGGGCTGACCAGCATTTGGTGGCGGACAAGGCCAGTTACGACACGGTCGCCGAGACTTTAGACGCCCAGGGCGGCGTACTGTACAGCGAAGACCAGTTGGCGATGTCCAGCGAAACCTTGTCGTTGAATATGGGTAAAGACGAGGCCCGCCTGCGCAAGGCCCAATTCATCGTGCCGCAAGCACCGTTTCGCGGCAGCGCCGATGTGGTCTATCGGGACAGCAAAAGTTTGTCGCGTTATAACGAAGCGGCGTTTACCAGTTGTGCGCCGGGCAACCAGGATTGGGTGGTGCATGCTGCGCGTTTGAAGATCAACCGCGAAAGCGGGCAGGGTTCGGCGAAGAATGCCTGGCTGGAATTCAAAGGCGTCCCGGTGTTGTATACGCCGTATATCTCGTTTCCGACTGATAACCGGCGTTTGTCCGGTTTCCTGGCACCGACCTGGGGCAGCACGCAACGCAACGGTTTCGACGCCAGCTTGCCGTTCTATTGGAACATCGCGCCCAACTTCGACGACATCGTCACGCCGCGCTACATGAGCAAACGGGGCGAGCAGATACGCAACAAATTCCGCTACCTGACCGATATGTCGCGCGGCACCTTTGCCGCCGAATATATGCCGCACGACCAGTTGGCGAACAAGGCGCGCTATTCGGCGAGCTTGAAGGACCAGACCTTATGGCTGCCGGGCCTGAGTTCGTTGTTGGATTTGAACTACGTCTCCGACAAGACTTATTTCAACGACTTGAACAACGCGCTCGGTTTTCAAAATACCAGTTACCTGCCCAGTACGGGAATGCTGACCTACGCCCGCACCGGCATGTACTTATCGGCTGCCGGTTACCACTACCAGTCGGTGGACAAGACCATCACCGACAACTTATTGCCTTACGACGTACTGCCGCGCATCGGCATGAATTTTTCCCACGCCTTCGACGATTTTCCGCTGACCCTGGCGTTGGACAACCAATACAGCTACTTCAGCCACAAGACCCTGGTCAACGGCCAGCGTTTTAATGTGGCACCGTCGGTCAGCTTTCCGTTGGAAAGCAGCGAGGGCTTTTTCATACCGAAAATTTCGGCGTTGTATTCCCAATACCAACTCAGCAATCAGACTGTCGCCGGGCTGCCGAGCAGCATTTCCCGGACATTGCCGGTATTTTCGGTGGACAGCGGTATCGTGTTCGAAAAGGATATGCAGATCTCCGGTACGCCCTATGTCAACACCTTGGAGCCGCGCCTGTTCTATCTGTATATCCCGCGTAAAGACCAGAGCAATATCCCGATTTTCGATACAGCTTTGTTCGATACCAACTTTTACAGTTTATTCCGGGAAAACCGCTTTTCCGGCTACGATCGGATCCAGGACGCCAACCAGATTACGTTGGCCGCCTCGTCGCGCTTTATCGATTCGACTACCGGACTCGAACCGCTCAAATTGACATTGGGCCAGATTTTGTATTTCGAAGACCGCACCGTCGACTTGTTCGACCGCAACAACCCGACCTTACGGCCTTTCGCCCAACCGCAGACCAGCAGCACTTCCAACTTTATCGGCGAGCTCAGCGGCCAGGTTAGCCGGCATCTTCGCTACACCACCGGTGCCCAATGGGATCCCGAGTTGAATAGCCTGTCGCGCGGCCAGTTTGCGTTGAAGTACCGGATGCAGCCGAACCAGATCCTGAATATCGGTTACCGCTACCGCCGCGCCAATCCGCAGGACGTGGTGCAGACCGTCAACCAAAACAATACGACACAAGTATTTTCGCAAACCATCTCGCAGACCGACGTATCGTTCCGCTGGCCGCTATTCGGCGAATGGTTCGGCTTGGGCCGTTGGCAATATTCGTTAAATTTCGACAAAACCACGGAAAGTTTCATCGGGATCGAGAAGGAAAACTGCTGCTGGCGGTTCCGCGTCCTCGGCCGGCGATTCATCAACGGTGCCAACACCATCGCCTTCGTCGATCCGAGCACCAAGCCGGAAACCGCCTTTTTCGTCCAATTGGAACTGAAAGGCTTGAGCAGTTTCGGCGACCACGTCGATACCTTCTTGCAAACCAACCTGGACGGTTACCGCAAGGATAACTTTTTTGAATAA
- a CDS encoding aminoglycoside phosphotransferase family protein, protein MYDSSMEDRRLAALVDWLQRDLSLDISQLSPASSDASFRRYFRVVHAGGVQIAMDAPPEKENCAAFIRIAGLMRDAGIHVPAVYHSDTRQGFLLLEDLGSENLLDRLTPATADALYAKALDSLFELQRNVDTTTCQLPEYDAAFIERELGIFYEWFLQKLVGLELPQPLAAQLNRTLVESALAQPRVCVHRDYHSRNLMLPANGGLGVIDFQDAVVGPISYDPVSLLRDCYIAWPEHRVDEWVQAYHARLCESRLLDADYPQFRRWFDLMGLQRHLKAIGIFARLHLRDGKPNYLADIPRTFAYVESVCARYPELGQFRQFLQDSLKPAYPPIR, encoded by the coding sequence ATGTACGACTCCAGCATGGAAGACCGTCGCCTGGCGGCGCTAGTCGATTGGCTGCAACGCGATTTGTCGCTCGATATCAGCCAGCTCTCCCCTGCCTCCAGCGATGCCAGCTTCCGCCGTTACTTTCGCGTCGTTCATGCCGGCGGCGTGCAGATAGCGATGGACGCCCCGCCCGAGAAAGAAAACTGCGCAGCCTTTATCCGCATAGCCGGTTTAATGCGGGACGCCGGCATCCACGTGCCCGCCGTTTACCACAGCGATACCCGGCAAGGTTTTTTGCTGCTGGAAGACCTGGGCAGCGAAAATTTGCTGGACCGCCTAACTCCGGCAACGGCCGACGCGCTCTATGCCAAGGCCTTGGACAGCTTGTTCGAGTTGCAACGCAACGTGGACACCACTACTTGCCAATTACCGGAATACGATGCGGCGTTCATCGAACGCGAATTGGGCATTTTTTACGAATGGTTCCTGCAAAAATTGGTCGGCTTGGAACTGCCGCAGCCGCTGGCGGCGCAATTGAACCGGACTCTGGTCGAGTCGGCATTGGCACAACCGCGGGTCTGCGTACACCGCGACTACCACTCCCGCAACCTGATGCTGCCGGCCAACGGCGGCCTCGGCGTGATCGATTTTCAAGACGCCGTGGTCGGACCGATCAGCTACGATCCGGTCTCGTTATTGCGCGATTGTTACATAGCCTGGCCGGAACATCGCGTCGACGAATGGGTACAGGCCTACCACGCCCGCCTGTGCGAAAGCCGCTTGCTGGACGCGGATTATCCGCAATTTCGGCGCTGGTTCGATCTGATGGGCCTGCAACGCCACTTGAAAGCGATCGGCATCTTCGCCAGATTGCACTTGCGCGACGGCAAACCGAATTATTTGGCCGACATTCCGCGCACATTTGCCTACGTGGAATCCGTCTGCGCCCGCTACCCGGAACTCGGCCAATTCCGCCAATTTTTACAAGATTCGCTTAAACCCGCCTACCCGCCGATCCGATGA
- the murU gene encoding N-acetylmuramate alpha-1-phosphate uridylyltransferase MurU — MKAMILAAGRGERMRPLTDHTPKPLLRAAGKPLIEYTLENLAAAGFCQIVINIAHLGAQIKDYCGSGARWGLSIAYSDEGETALETAGGIAKALPLLGDAPFLAVNADIVCDFPLRELREVTPDLAHLVMIDNPPHHPEGDFALAGSGLLAAHGETKLTFSGIGVYRPELFEGIPVAPLKLRPVLDRAIRNQRIGGQKHSGLWLDIGTPDRLAEFGNLIACGSGAASVWAGRSAVKTA, encoded by the coding sequence ATGAAAGCCATGATTCTCGCCGCCGGACGCGGCGAACGAATGCGTCCGTTGACCGACCATACCCCAAAACCGCTGCTGAGAGCCGCCGGCAAACCGCTAATCGAGTACACCCTGGAAAATCTGGCGGCCGCCGGTTTTTGCCAGATCGTGATCAATATCGCCCACCTGGGCGCACAGATTAAGGACTATTGCGGCAGCGGCGCCCGCTGGGGCCTGTCGATCGCCTATTCCGACGAAGGCGAAACCGCATTGGAAACGGCCGGCGGTATCGCCAAGGCCTTGCCGCTGTTAGGCGATGCGCCGTTCTTGGCCGTCAACGCCGATATCGTTTGCGATTTCCCGCTGCGGGAATTGCGCGAGGTAACCCCGGATCTGGCGCATTTGGTCATGATCGACAACCCGCCGCACCACCCCGAGGGCGATTTCGCACTGGCCGGTTCCGGCTTGCTGGCCGCGCATGGGGAAACCAAATTGACATTCAGCGGTATCGGCGTTTACCGCCCAGAATTATTCGAGGGCATTCCGGTCGCCCCGCTCAAATTGCGCCCGGTGCTGGATCGGGCGATACGCAACCAGCGCATAGGCGGACAAAAACATTCCGGCTTGTGGCTCGATATCGGCACCCCCGACCGGTTGGCCGAATTCGGCAACCTCATCGCCTGCGGCAGCGGCGCGGCCAGCGTTTGGGCAGGCCGATCCGCCGTCAAAACGGCTTGA
- the hemJ gene encoding protoporphyrinogen oxidase HemJ, whose translation MLWLKALHLIFMVTWFAGLFYLPRLFVYHAMSDDSISNERFKTMERKLYYGIMTPGMVCTFAFGVWMLADYAWMLYSASGWLHLKLALLLLLAVYHGFCGKWLLDFKHDRNRHSHVYFRWVNEIPVLFLFAIVILAVVKPF comes from the coding sequence ATGTTGTGGTTGAAAGCGTTACATTTAATTTTTATGGTGACTTGGTTCGCCGGCTTGTTTTATCTGCCGCGTTTGTTTGTTTACCACGCGATGAGCGACGACAGTATCAGCAACGAGCGTTTCAAAACCATGGAACGTAAGTTGTATTACGGCATCATGACGCCGGGGATGGTGTGTACCTTTGCCTTCGGCGTCTGGATGCTGGCCGATTATGCTTGGATGTTGTATTCGGCCAGCGGTTGGTTACACCTGAAATTGGCGTTACTGCTGTTGTTGGCGGTGTACCACGGCTTTTGCGGCAAATGGCTGTTGGATTTCAAACATGACCGTAACCGCCATTCCCACGTTTATTTCCGCTGGGTCAACGAGATCCCGGTGTTGTTTCTGTTTGCGATCGTGATCTTGGCCGTGGTCAAGCCGTTTTGA
- a CDS encoding DUF4124 domain-containing protein, whose translation MRFLVLFTLVFAWQHAHAEVYKCTGKDGKTVYQSKPCQTAAKAEQLDIQADPEVEAAAKAKREALESEYDAKKAAKLETERREAILRNQTESAAALKQSAIAHQQQVEAQQRQAAALERQAQQGANPVMIVAPPVVLPAPTVPQAPVAPVTPSGPAAKDQTLR comes from the coding sequence ATGAGGTTTCTAGTTCTGTTCACGCTGGTTTTCGCCTGGCAGCATGCGCATGCCGAGGTATACAAATGTACGGGTAAGGACGGCAAGACCGTTTACCAATCGAAGCCGTGCCAAACCGCGGCTAAAGCCGAGCAATTGGATATCCAAGCCGATCCGGAAGTGGAGGCTGCGGCCAAAGCCAAGCGCGAGGCCTTGGAAAGCGAATACGACGCCAAAAAAGCCGCGAAACTGGAAACCGAGCGGCGCGAGGCGATACTCAGGAACCAAACCGAATCCGCCGCCGCATTGAAACAGAGCGCGATTGCCCATCAGCAGCAGGTTGAAGCACAACAAAGACAGGCCGCGGCTCTGGAACGCCAGGCTCAGCAAGGCGCCAACCCGGTCATGATAGTTGCGCCGCCGGTGGTCTTGCCGGCGCCGACGGTTCCGCAAGCGCCGGTAGCCCCGGTTACGCCGAGCGGGCCGGCCGCTAAAGACCAGACTTTGCGCTGA
- a CDS encoding lipid-A-disaccharide synthase N-terminal domain-containing protein — translation MEQGIFNFLGRVLDKWQHHLSSMDSNDIIWLTIGLVGQSLFMMRFIVQWIHSERHQKSIIPVSFWYFSLSGGVIVLLYGIHRVDPVIILGQLPGTFVYARNLMLIRREHRDTLAELADEDLGG, via the coding sequence ATGGAGCAGGGCATCTTTAATTTTCTTGGCCGTGTGCTGGACAAATGGCAGCATCATTTGTCCAGCATGGATTCCAACGACATCATCTGGCTCACGATCGGTTTGGTCGGTCAGTCGCTGTTCATGATGCGCTTCATCGTGCAATGGATTCATAGCGAACGCCACCAGAAAAGCATCATCCCGGTCAGTTTTTGGTATTTCAGTTTATCCGGCGGCGTGATCGTGTTGTTATACGGCATTCACCGGGTCGATCCGGTGATCATCCTGGGGCAATTGCCGGGTACTTTTGTCTATGCCAGAAATCTGATGTTGATCCGGCGCGAGCACAGGGATACGTTGGCCGAATTGGCCGACGAAGATTTGGGTGGTTAA
- a CDS encoding glycosyltransferase family 2 protein codes for MQISVVVPVHNETDNVDALIAEIDQALNGRDAYEMIFVDDGSTDDTAAKLQRAMQQYPALRVLQHQRSCGQSRAVHSGVLAARYSWIATLDGDGQNDPADIPHLVAAWQAENDPQLWMLAGHRHQRNDTGWRKFSSKFANAVRQAILHDATPDTGCGLKLFLRDKFLALPYFDHIHRFLPALVQMAGGRVISVKVGHRPRNFGQSKYGTLDRALVGIVDILGVVWLKRRHSLAQVSEVARG; via the coding sequence ATGCAAATTTCTGTCGTAGTTCCCGTTCATAACGAAACCGATAATGTCGACGCGTTAATCGCGGAAATTGACCAGGCCTTGAACGGCCGTGACGCTTACGAAATGATATTCGTCGACGACGGCAGTACCGACGATACCGCGGCCAAGTTGCAGCGGGCCATGCAGCAATACCCGGCGCTACGGGTGTTGCAACATCAGCGCAGTTGCGGCCAAAGTCGGGCCGTGCACAGTGGCGTGCTGGCCGCGCGTTATTCCTGGATCGCGACGCTGGACGGCGACGGCCAGAACGACCCGGCCGACATTCCGCATCTGGTCGCAGCTTGGCAAGCGGAAAACGATCCGCAATTGTGGATGCTGGCCGGCCATCGCCACCAGCGCAACGACACCGGCTGGCGCAAATTCTCGTCGAAATTCGCCAATGCCGTGCGCCAGGCGATTTTGCACGATGCCACGCCGGATACCGGTTGCGGCTTGAAGTTGTTTCTGCGCGATAAATTCCTGGCGTTACCTTACTTCGACCATATTCACCGCTTCTTGCCGGCCTTGGTGCAAATGGCCGGCGGCCGGGTGATTTCGGTAAAAGTCGGCCACCGGCCGCGCAACTTCGGCCAATCCAAATACGGCACGCTGGATCGGGCGTTGGTCGGCATCGTCGATATTTTGGGCGTGGTGTGGCTGAAACGGCGCCACAGCCTGGCGCAAGTCAGCGAGGTGGCGCGTGGTTAA